The Cystobacter fuscus DSM 2262 sequence AAGATCTCCGTCGGCTCGCCATAGTCCGGGATGGCGCTGACGATGGGCATGTCCAACCCCAGCTGGCGCCGGGCACGCACGAACATCGCCGACTGGAGGAAGTGCGTGGAGATCACGAGATCCGGCCGGTGCTGCTCCAGGGCCTGCCGGGCCTCGGCCTCCAACTGCGGATTGAGCAACACGGTCGGGGTCAGGGCGCCCCGGGCGTGGCCCAGGCTGAACAGGAGCGCCTGTATCCAGGGCGCCCGGTGGATGCAGAAGTCATAGAAGCCGCTGACCCGGGTGTCCTGGCTGTCGAAGCTGAGGAGTTCGTAGTCGCGGTTTCCGGGATCCAGGGAGGCCAGCGCCGTCCGCAGTGAGTCGCGTAGTGCGGTGTGGCCTCCTCCAACGGGCATGGTGGCGAGCAGGATGCGTTTCATAAGATCCAGAAGGAAGACCGGCCCTGGGGCTTCCGACCCGAGGTGCGGACGGGGGGCCGGCCGCGGTCGGAAAGCGCGCCGAGATGTGATGGACGGGGCAGCCAAATGTCCAGGGAGTTCGTGCACCCTCACCTGGATCATTCCTGAAGCGGACCTCCAGGCGAGCGCTCGGATGCCACAACCTTTTCTCATGGGGTGATAGAGAGGGAGTCGTGACACGTGCCGTCATTTTCCTAGGTTGCGTCTTCTCCCTTGGGTCGGCTTGTACTCCCCCCCAGGGGCAGGCGGATGCCTCCTCGCCGCCCGCGGTGGTGATGCATGGGGTTCGCCTGCGCTCGTTCGAGGGGAACACCCCCTCGCTGGAGGGCCAGGCGCGCAGCGCCACCTACGAGCGCAGCGGTGATCTCACCGCCTCCGAGGCCACGATCCGGGTGCCCGGCAAGACGCCCGGGGACGTCACGGTGGTGACCGCGCGGGAGCTGGAGGGCCACCTGGGCACCCGGCAGCTCGTGGCCACCGGGGACGTGGTCGTGCGCAACCCCTCCGGCATGGTGGCGCGCACCCCCCGGGTCGCCTATGACGCCGTCCAACAAACGGCGCGCGGCGCCGAGGGGGTCCAGGTCCAGGGCCCCGACTACCGCCTGAGCGCCGAGACGTTCCTGATTTCCCTGCCCGATGGGCAATTCACCTTCGAGGGCTCGGTGCACACCGTGCTGGAGGCCGCGGATGATTGAGTACCTCCTGACGGCTTTCTTCGTGGCCCAGCCCGTGCCGGTGGCCAGCGCCGCCCCGGGGGCCGCCCCCGCGCCCCGCAAGGAGGAGCCGCGGCTGAGGAATCCGGTGGAGATCACCTCCAAGCGGGTGAGGGGCTCGCGCGATCAGGCCGTCTTCTCCGGCGACGTGGTGGTCAAGCAGCGCACCATGGACCTGCGCTGTGACGAGATGACCGCCTCCTACACGGGCCCGCGCGAGGTGACGCGCGTGGAGTGCGCGGGGAACATGCGCCTGGTGGACGGGGAGCGCACCGCCCAGGGCGAGCGCGCCGTGCTCGACGTGCCCAGCGGCAGGCTCGTGGTGACGGGCAACCCCGAGGCGAGGGATCCCACCACGGCCCTGCGCGGCTCCGAGGTGCGCCTGCTCATGGGCGCGCGGGGCATGGAGTACGAGGTGGACGAGGCCGTCGTCACCCTCGAGGCGGCTCCGCTGCGCACGCCGCGCAAGGGCGGGGGCAAGGAGGGCGGCGCGCAGCGGTTCCCCGCGGAGATCACCGCCCGCCGGGTCGTCGGCTCGTCCACCCAGGCCGTCTTCACGGGAGACGTGGTGGTGAAGCACCGGACGTTGGATCTGCGGTGCGACAAGATGATCACCTACTTCAGCGCGACGCGGGAGGTGAGCCGGGCCGAGTGCGTGGGGCACGTGCGCGCCCAGGACGGGGCGCGGCAGGCGCGGGGCGAGCGGGCCGAGCTCAACGTCCCCACCGGGGTGCTGTGGCTGACGGGCAACCCCGAGGCGCGCGACGCCACCACCCACCTGCGTGGCTCGGAAGTGCGGATGACGATCGGCGACGCGAATTTCGAGGTGAAGGACGCCGTTGTGACCGTCGAGTCCGCGCCGTCCGCGCCTCGGGGCAAGGGGGCGGGCAAGGGGCCTCCAGGCAAGTCGCCTGACAACTCGCAGTCGGGGAGTACCAGGCAACCATGAGCGGCCGGTTGTTCGCGGAGGGTCTCCAGAAGACCTTCAACAAGCGTCAGGTGGTGCGGGGCGTGTCCTTCCAGGTCGCGCAGGGCGAGGTGGTGGGGTTGTTGGGCCCCAACGGCGCCGGCAAGACGACGAGCTTCAACATGGTGGTGGGCCTGGTGCGGCCCGATGCCGGCCGCGTGCGCATGGAGGGCGCGGATCTCACCGGGCTGCCCATGCACCGGCGCACCCTCCACGGCCTGGGCTACCTGCCCCAGGAGTCCTCCATCTTCCGCAAGCTCACCGTGCGGCAGAACTTCCTGTCCGTGCTCGAGCTGCAGAAGGGCCTGGACCGCGCCGCCCGCGAGCGCCGGGCCGAGCAACTGCTGGAGGAGTTCGACCTGCGCCACGTGGCCGAGGCCCCCGGCGAGGTGCTCTCCGGAGGCGAGCGCCGCCGCACGGAGATCGCCCGCTCGCTCATTCCCGAGCCGCGCTTCATCCTCTTCGACGAGCCCTTCGCCGGCGTGGACCCCATCAACGTGGGCGACATCCAGGCGCAGATCTCCCTGCTCAAGTCCCGCGGCCTGGGCGTGCTCATCACCGATCACAACGTCCAGGAGACCCTGGGCATCTGTGATCGGGCGTACATCATCGCACAGGGGCAGATCCTCGAAGAGGGGACGCCCGAACAGCTCGTCGCTTCACCCCGGGCGCGAGCGGTGTATCTCGGCGAGCGTTTCCGCCTGCAGTCCGGGTGAGGGCCCACCGTCCGCCCCCCCGAGGCCGTCGCTCCGCCCGTGCCCGCCTCGTCGCCTGGTGTCCACCCGTCCATTCCTGAACGTCTCCCGCGATTCGCGAGGTTGGCTAAACTCGCGGAATAAAAGGAGAAATTCACTCACTGCAAGGGATGCGCCGGACCCGGGGGCACTGGACGAAGTCAGGGGGCCTTGTTAGCTTGGCACGGTCCTTGATGGCGGGTCGCCGTCAAGTCGAGCATTGAAAAGGGCGGGAGACCCCAGAAATGGCGATGGAACTCAAGCAGAGCCTGAAGCTTTCGCAGCAGCTGGTGATGACGCCCCAGCTGCAGCAGGCCATCA is a genomic window containing:
- the lptC gene encoding LPS export ABC transporter periplasmic protein LptC: MHGVRLRSFEGNTPSLEGQARSATYERSGDLTASEATIRVPGKTPGDVTVVTARELEGHLGTRQLVATGDVVVRNPSGMVARTPRVAYDAVQQTARGAEGVQVQGPDYRLSAETFLISLPDGQFTFEGSVHTVLEAADD
- a CDS encoding LptA/OstA family protein, giving the protein MIEYLLTAFFVAQPVPVASAAPGAAPAPRKEEPRLRNPVEITSKRVRGSRDQAVFSGDVVVKQRTMDLRCDEMTASYTGPREVTRVECAGNMRLVDGERTAQGERAVLDVPSGRLVVTGNPEARDPTTALRGSEVRLLMGARGMEYEVDEAVVTLEAAPLRTPRKGGGKEGGAQRFPAEITARRVVGSSTQAVFTGDVVVKHRTLDLRCDKMITYFSATREVSRAECVGHVRAQDGARQARGERAELNVPTGVLWLTGNPEARDATTHLRGSEVRMTIGDANFEVKDAVVTVESAPSAPRGKGAGKGPPGKSPDNSQSGSTRQP
- the lptB gene encoding LPS export ABC transporter ATP-binding protein — translated: MSGRLFAEGLQKTFNKRQVVRGVSFQVAQGEVVGLLGPNGAGKTTSFNMVVGLVRPDAGRVRMEGADLTGLPMHRRTLHGLGYLPQESSIFRKLTVRQNFLSVLELQKGLDRAARERRAEQLLEEFDLRHVAEAPGEVLSGGERRRTEIARSLIPEPRFILFDEPFAGVDPINVGDIQAQISLLKSRGLGVLITDHNVQETLGICDRAYIIAQGQILEEGTPEQLVASPRARAVYLGERFRLQSG